The Thioalkalivibrio thiocyanodenitrificans ARhD 1 genome window below encodes:
- the aroA gene encoding 3-phosphoshikimate 1-carboxyvinyltransferase, with amino-acid sequence MLQAQKISFDVQSGGKLTGRIRVPGDKSISHRSIMLGALAEGTTEVTGFLNGEDCMATLAAFRAMGVEIDGPEAGRVAIRGVGLHGLKAPAGPLDVGNSGTSMRLMAGLLSGQAFDTTLVGDASLTRRPMRRVTEPLAAMGAHIETSGNGTPPLHIRGGRTLQGIGFTMPVASAQVKSSLLLAGLYARGTTCVTEPAPTRDHTERMLTGFGYPVNREGSTVCIQGGGTLTATGIDVPADISSAAFFLVGACISPGSAITLEHVGMNPTRVGVVDILRLMGAEIHVENPREAGGEPVADLRVIGGAPLRGVRIPVELVPLAIDEFPALFIAAACAEGETVLTGAEELRVKESDRIQVMADGLDACGIEAEPTPDGIRIRGGRLRGATVDSHGDHRIAMSFAMAALRAEGPMHIRDCANVNTSFPGFVELAAAAGLGITQGDPA; translated from the coding sequence ATGTTACAAGCACAGAAAATCTCTTTCGACGTACAGTCCGGCGGGAAACTGACCGGGCGAATCCGGGTGCCGGGGGACAAGTCGATCTCCCATCGATCAATCATGCTGGGGGCCCTGGCGGAGGGGACGACGGAGGTGACCGGGTTTCTCAACGGCGAGGACTGCATGGCCACGCTCGCGGCATTCCGGGCCATGGGGGTGGAGATCGACGGTCCGGAGGCGGGTCGGGTGGCCATCCGGGGTGTCGGTCTGCACGGACTCAAGGCGCCGGCCGGGCCTCTGGATGTGGGCAACTCGGGAACCTCCATGCGTCTGATGGCGGGGCTGTTGTCCGGCCAGGCCTTCGACACCACCCTGGTGGGCGATGCCTCCCTGACCCGCCGGCCCATGCGGCGGGTCACGGAACCGCTGGCAGCCATGGGTGCGCACATCGAGACCAGCGGGAACGGCACCCCGCCGCTGCACATCCGCGGCGGACGGACACTTCAGGGTATTGGCTTCACCATGCCCGTCGCCAGCGCGCAGGTGAAGTCTAGCCTCCTGCTGGCGGGGCTGTACGCCCGTGGGACCACCTGTGTGACGGAACCGGCGCCGACGCGCGATCACACGGAGCGCATGCTCACGGGGTTCGGCTATCCGGTGAACCGGGAAGGCAGCACGGTGTGTATCCAGGGGGGCGGAACGCTCACCGCCACCGGCATCGATGTCCCGGCGGACATTTCCTCGGCGGCGTTCTTCCTGGTGGGCGCCTGCATCTCCCCGGGATCGGCGATCACCCTGGAGCACGTGGGCATGAATCCCACCCGGGTGGGGGTGGTCGACATCCTGCGGCTCATGGGGGCGGAGATCCATGTGGAGAATCCGCGAGAGGCGGGGGGTGAACCGGTGGCCGATCTGCGGGTGATCGGCGGCGCGCCGCTTCGGGGGGTGCGCATCCCCGTGGAGCTGGTGCCCCTGGCCATCGACGAGTTTCCCGCGCTGTTCATTGCCGCCGCCTGCGCGGAAGGCGAAACGGTGCTCACCGGTGCCGAAGAACTGCGGGTGAAGGAGAGCGATCGCATCCAGGTGATGGCGGACGGTCTCGACGCCTGCGGCATCGAGGCGGAACCCACCCCAGACGGTATTCGCATCCGGGGCGGGCGGTTGCGGGGCGCCACCGTGGACAGCCATGGGGATCACCGCATTGCCATGAGTTTTGCCATGGCCGCCCTGCGTGCCGAGGGTCCCATGCATATTCGTGACTGCGCCAACGTGAACACGTCGTTTCCTGGATTCGTCGAACTGGCGGCGGCGGCAGGGCTCGGGATCACACAGGGGGATCCGGCATGA
- the cmk gene encoding (d)CMP kinase: MNAPVITVDGPSGSGKGTVSRLVAERLGWHWLDSGAMYRLVALAALRRDMDLDDVDALRGLAAGLDARFQADDAGDPVILLDGAPVGAELRTEQAGNAASRVAAHQSVRDALLERQRGFRQPPGLVADGRDMGTVVFTEAPLKVFLTASCEERARRRYKQLKEQGLSANLLALSEELAERDRRDAERSVAPLKPADDAVVLDSTHMGIESVLEEVLRLARERGLTD, encoded by the coding sequence ATGAACGCCCCGGTGATCACGGTGGATGGCCCCAGCGGCTCCGGCAAGGGGACCGTGAGCCGGCTGGTGGCGGAACGCCTGGGCTGGCACTGGCTGGACAGCGGCGCCATGTACCGGCTGGTGGCACTGGCAGCCCTGCGCCGGGACATGGACCTGGATGATGTGGATGCCCTGAGGGGTCTCGCTGCCGGCCTGGATGCCCGCTTTCAGGCGGATGATGCGGGGGATCCCGTGATCCTGCTGGACGGGGCACCGGTGGGTGCCGAACTTCGCACCGAGCAGGCGGGCAATGCCGCCTCCCGGGTGGCGGCTCACCAGTCCGTGCGCGATGCCCTGCTGGAGCGCCAGCGGGGCTTTCGGCAGCCCCCCGGGCTCGTGGCGGACGGTCGGGATATGGGTACGGTGGTGTTCACGGAGGCGCCGCTCAAGGTCTTTCTGACGGCATCCTGCGAGGAACGCGCCAGGCGTCGATATAAGCAGTTGAAAGAACAAGGACTTAGTGCTAATCTTCTCGCCCTTTCGGAAGAGCTTGCTGAACGCGACCGCCGGGATGCCGAGCGGAGCGTTGCACCGTTGAAGCCGGCCGATGACGCCGTGGTGCTGGATTCCACCCAC